The proteins below are encoded in one region of Aequorivita iocasae:
- a CDS encoding IMPACT family protein: MELEKDTYKTILKPSEEVLFKEKGSKFFGYAFPVSSEEDVKEHLENLKKQHHTARHFCYAWQLGKSYESYRANDDGEPSNSAGMPIYGQLQSFDVTNALVVVVRYFGGTKLGVGGLIQAYKTTAQMALETCKIVERTINETFLLKFEYPEMNTVMRIIKDEDLNLVNQKMELSCEFEIAVRKKDAERIFELFENTYKVAIKRLEN; the protein is encoded by the coding sequence TTGGAACTTGAAAAAGACACATACAAAACTATTTTAAAACCTTCCGAAGAAGTACTCTTTAAGGAGAAGGGAAGCAAGTTTTTCGGATATGCCTTTCCTGTTTCTTCTGAAGAAGATGTAAAGGAACACCTTGAAAATTTAAAAAAGCAACATCATACCGCAAGACATTTTTGTTATGCTTGGCAGTTAGGAAAAAGCTATGAAAGCTATCGCGCCAATGATGACGGTGAACCTTCAAACAGTGCAGGAATGCCCATTTATGGACAATTGCAGTCTTTCGACGTAACCAATGCTTTGGTTGTGGTAGTTCGTTATTTTGGCGGGACTAAACTGGGTGTGGGCGGATTGATACAAGCTTACAAAACAACTGCTCAAATGGCTTTGGAAACTTGTAAAATTGTGGAAAGGACTATTAATGAAACCTTCCTTTTAAAATTTGAATATCCGGAAATGAACACGGTTATGCGGATTATCAAAGATGAAGATTTGAACCTAGTAAATCAAAAAATGGAATTGAGTTGTGAGTTTGAAATTGCGGTTCGTAAAAAAGATGCGGAACGCATTTTTGAATTATTTGAAAACACATACAAAGTGGCAATAAAACGCTTGGAAAATTAA